Proteins co-encoded in one Rhodococcus sp. PAMC28707 genomic window:
- a CDS encoding alpha/beta hydrolase translates to MSLVKLNGIDINFDVKGTGPLVVLVMGSGSPGRVWQTHQVPALVKAGFQVLTFDNRGIAPSSECGAGMVLDDLVADTAALIEHVGAAPARVVGTSMGARVTQELALARPDLVSHAVMMATYGRSSTMQKAMAQGEKDLYDASITLPATYRAAITAMNNFAPKTLRDEAAIGDWLAVMEFSGGSRSAGKRAQIGLEMRAGSERLTAYRTIAAKTLVVGFADDRLIPVHLSREVAQAIPDARYEEIPDTGHFGYLERPEKVNEVLIDFLR, encoded by the coding sequence TGTCCCTGGTGAAGCTCAATGGAATCGATATCAACTTCGACGTCAAAGGTACCGGCCCGCTCGTCGTTTTGGTGATGGGATCGGGGAGCCCGGGGCGGGTATGGCAGACGCACCAGGTGCCGGCACTGGTGAAGGCAGGCTTTCAGGTCCTCACGTTCGACAACCGAGGGATAGCGCCGTCGTCGGAGTGCGGCGCCGGCATGGTGCTCGACGATCTGGTGGCTGACACCGCCGCGTTGATCGAGCACGTGGGCGCAGCACCGGCACGAGTCGTCGGAACGTCGATGGGCGCGCGTGTCACCCAGGAACTCGCGTTGGCGCGGCCGGACCTCGTCTCGCACGCAGTCATGATGGCGACGTACGGCCGTTCCTCGACGATGCAGAAGGCAATGGCCCAGGGCGAAAAAGATCTGTACGACGCGAGCATCACACTCCCGGCGACCTACCGCGCGGCAATCACCGCAATGAACAATTTTGCACCGAAAACCCTGCGCGACGAGGCGGCGATCGGTGACTGGCTCGCCGTCATGGAGTTCTCCGGCGGCAGCAGATCGGCGGGTAAGCGAGCGCAGATCGGCCTCGAAATGCGTGCCGGATCCGAACGACTCACCGCATATCGCACGATTGCAGCCAAGACCCTCGTGGTGGGATTCGCCGACGACCGGCTCATCCCCGTCCATCTGAGCCGCGAAGTCGCGCAGGCGATTCCGGACGCTCGGTACGAGGAGATCCCGGACACCGGACACTTCGGCTACCTCGAGCGTCCCGAGAAGGTCAACGAAGTGCTCATCGACTTCTTGCGCTGA
- a CDS encoding A/G-specific adenine glycosylase: MPISPVALLGWFDTEERDLPWRRPGVSAWQILMSEIMLQQTPVSRVAPIWEEWVARWPVPSAMAASSQADVLRAWGKLGYPRRALRLHQCAGVLTTEHGDAVPQDVETLLSLPGIGAYTARAVACFAYGRRVPVVDTNVRRVVARAVHGAAEPGNPSTTRDLADVEALLPAGNARAARYSAALMELGALICTAKNPACLLCPLPECSWIEAGRPAYTGPAKKVQKFAGTDRQVRGKLMSVLRETDGPVDRARLDVVWLSDPGQRDRALDSLLVDGLIEQTAAGLFALAGDAGSPTGLG; encoded by the coding sequence GTGCCGATCAGTCCAGTTGCACTTCTCGGGTGGTTCGACACCGAGGAGCGCGACCTGCCGTGGCGACGGCCAGGTGTCAGCGCTTGGCAGATTCTGATGAGCGAAATCATGCTGCAGCAGACGCCTGTATCCCGCGTTGCTCCGATCTGGGAAGAGTGGGTCGCACGGTGGCCCGTCCCGTCGGCGATGGCGGCATCTTCGCAAGCCGATGTCCTGCGCGCATGGGGCAAGTTGGGCTATCCGCGTCGGGCGTTGCGTTTACATCAGTGCGCGGGAGTGTTGACCACCGAGCACGGCGACGCCGTGCCGCAGGACGTCGAGACGCTGCTGTCGTTGCCGGGCATCGGTGCGTACACGGCTCGCGCTGTCGCATGCTTCGCGTACGGCCGGCGAGTCCCCGTCGTCGACACCAATGTTCGACGCGTCGTCGCTCGGGCAGTGCACGGCGCTGCGGAACCGGGCAACCCGTCGACGACACGGGATCTCGCCGACGTCGAGGCGTTGCTTCCCGCGGGGAACGCGCGCGCGGCCAGGTATTCGGCAGCACTGATGGAATTGGGCGCGTTGATCTGCACCGCCAAGAATCCTGCCTGCCTGCTGTGCCCGTTACCCGAGTGCTCGTGGATCGAAGCGGGCCGCCCTGCATACACCGGGCCCGCCAAGAAAGTGCAGAAGTTCGCGGGCACCGACCGGCAGGTCCGCGGGAAACTGATGTCGGTTCTACGTGAAACCGACGGTCCGGTGGATCGGGCTCGGTTGGACGTCGTGTGGCTCAGCGATCCCGGGCAACGCGATCGCGCCTTGGACTCCCTGCTCGTGGACGGCCTGATCGAGCAGACGGCGGCTGGGCTTTTCGCTCTGGCTGGTGATGCGGGGTCCCCGACCGGTCTCGGATAG